The following coding sequences lie in one Thalassoglobus polymorphus genomic window:
- a CDS encoding spermine/spermidine synthase domain-containing protein, with product MNRLRAFLNIVRPFFPIATQVVAGVCVGLLFLTVVTRLRLSLGPSPEVAIATILTFGLAALACVSFFRGQSRLITTIAFWSLPIWTLFQPVVLEFSLGSIRQFEISQLASRTTEFGMTFTIVMASLFPMACATTVLFTQKTVHRSGFLTGIGLSLILIPSLLGFAISQNVAMWLAISGTILAGALAYYSQHFATNSPSPTSTSGSTSTDKLPRQVVSLEILFAAGLGFAFAIASFICSQIVLNNLISEFSFAGSFLLGIACGGLIPRTVSAATKWFSLATWGALIVLLFPFVTYLLVLETASISHTYLLFLSRTALLMLLSFPIGVLLRTAPALHESTPGVMSRQILAFSAGLCVALWSGITVTTAVGILLVATFIIAGGLLLLLGQLPKTWVQQIGLASLGCLVTAGFLLTPQLNMAHPEKLVYSGNAFSALRNGVEFSKLHWMDDGRLSHEFENLESRWSFWKHRGSQLMIRKDGLVAELHSTNSATCPKSAAEVIPGLFSLVAHPQVEHVLVLGMHTTTLQTCEAYPLRSVTVVDGVPFLDKIRESLKSEWAEDFEVQFINAELQFAVKARHTQAYDAIIAPETMSATTAGAGQFTQNFYQDVKRLLSQKGIFCQRLAYYDLGPEIIQKTVATLKSVFPQTLILESVPGEILLVGSLQTEPIISSEFVDRIQNPQARFLLSEIGWDWSIPVTRGTLNDAAVVKWLPEKTTPFSTQHAGLAFQIPVEVARWAPKSQQTRIALSKYGKTFGGYLEEDESLDIAQRLEDVQIAHKLIDANPDNIWGYRAAIKKQLLDRPRSKIMQVKHEGLKRRLHPDDQRRKDYIETLGKLAKAKTVTPEMVDELIKYIHPFDPLLGTFVSHEAIQYLRKVDQPTDLAQLNNLLFTIYYSTPTDQSVRNVCDAIHIICEHPESVATDDARWDQLNGLVEILRYRWNIRWQNTEKISKFETIDTERSLAACELALETMGELAPAAGLSESDWDTRNEILNEYVVRRLKQHRSKQLRQYRLPPPTQ from the coding sequence ATGAATCGCTTGCGTGCATTCCTGAATATCGTCCGACCATTTTTCCCGATCGCCACTCAAGTGGTTGCGGGAGTGTGTGTCGGTCTTCTCTTTCTGACCGTCGTCACGCGGTTACGATTGTCACTCGGGCCAAGCCCTGAAGTCGCCATCGCGACGATTTTGACATTTGGCTTGGCTGCCTTAGCATGCGTCTCATTCTTCCGAGGACAAAGCCGACTGATCACAACAATCGCGTTCTGGTCGCTCCCCATCTGGACTCTCTTTCAGCCCGTCGTCCTTGAATTTTCATTAGGATCAATTCGCCAATTTGAGATTTCACAACTGGCGTCCCGAACCACCGAATTCGGAATGACCTTCACCATTGTGATGGCCTCACTGTTTCCAATGGCCTGTGCGACCACGGTCTTATTCACACAAAAGACGGTCCATCGCTCTGGATTTCTCACTGGAATCGGACTCTCGTTGATATTGATCCCGTCACTCCTCGGCTTTGCGATCTCTCAGAACGTCGCCATGTGGCTGGCAATCTCAGGAACGATCCTCGCCGGAGCTCTGGCGTATTACTCACAGCATTTCGCAACAAACTCGCCATCCCCAACTTCAACGTCGGGGTCGACGTCAACCGATAAACTGCCGCGCCAGGTTGTGAGTCTCGAAATCCTCTTCGCAGCCGGTCTCGGATTCGCCTTTGCGATTGCCTCATTCATCTGCTCTCAGATTGTCCTGAACAATCTGATTTCAGAATTCTCCTTCGCTGGCAGTTTCCTGCTGGGAATTGCTTGCGGTGGACTGATCCCGCGCACGGTCTCAGCAGCGACAAAATGGTTCTCGCTGGCCACATGGGGAGCCCTCATCGTACTTCTGTTCCCTTTCGTCACATATTTACTCGTGCTGGAAACCGCATCAATCTCTCACACATACTTGCTGTTCCTTTCCCGAACCGCATTGCTGATGCTGTTAAGCTTCCCGATTGGAGTCCTTCTCAGAACTGCACCCGCTCTGCATGAATCAACTCCCGGTGTGATGAGCCGCCAGATTCTCGCATTTTCAGCAGGCCTTTGCGTTGCTCTTTGGAGCGGAATCACGGTCACGACTGCCGTAGGAATTCTTCTCGTTGCAACGTTCATCATTGCTGGCGGACTGTTATTGCTCCTGGGACAACTTCCCAAAACCTGGGTTCAACAAATCGGACTCGCGTCACTCGGATGCCTTGTCACTGCAGGATTTCTGCTGACTCCACAACTGAACATGGCCCACCCTGAAAAATTGGTTTATTCAGGAAATGCTTTCTCCGCACTTCGAAACGGTGTGGAATTTTCGAAGCTGCACTGGATGGACGATGGACGGTTATCCCACGAGTTCGAAAATCTGGAAAGCCGCTGGAGCTTCTGGAAACATCGCGGTTCGCAGTTGATGATTCGAAAAGATGGACTCGTCGCCGAGTTGCATTCCACGAACTCTGCAACCTGCCCGAAAAGTGCAGCCGAGGTAATCCCCGGACTCTTTTCGCTGGTCGCACATCCCCAAGTCGAGCATGTCCTCGTACTGGGGATGCACACGACGACCCTGCAAACTTGCGAAGCTTACCCGCTTCGATCCGTTACGGTCGTCGATGGCGTCCCCTTTCTGGATAAAATTCGTGAGTCGCTCAAATCAGAATGGGCCGAGGATTTCGAGGTTCAATTCATCAATGCAGAGTTGCAGTTCGCTGTGAAAGCGCGTCACACACAAGCATACGATGCCATCATCGCCCCCGAAACAATGAGTGCCACAACCGCAGGGGCCGGTCAATTTACACAAAACTTTTATCAGGACGTCAAACGACTTCTTTCACAAAAGGGCATCTTCTGCCAACGATTGGCTTATTACGATCTCGGTCCAGAGATCATTCAGAAGACCGTCGCGACTTTGAAATCCGTCTTCCCACAAACCCTGATCCTCGAGTCGGTCCCGGGCGAAATCCTTCTGGTTGGATCGCTGCAAACCGAGCCGATCATCTCTTCAGAATTCGTCGACCGCATTCAGAATCCACAAGCTCGCTTTCTACTCTCTGAGATCGGTTGGGACTGGTCGATACCCGTGACGCGAGGGACATTGAACGATGCTGCTGTCGTAAAATGGCTTCCTGAGAAGACAACTCCGTTCTCGACTCAACACGCTGGACTCGCCTTTCAAATTCCGGTCGAAGTGGCACGTTGGGCCCCGAAATCCCAGCAGACACGCATTGCACTTTCCAAGTACGGTAAAACATTCGGCGGTTACCTTGAAGAAGACGAAAGCCTCGACATCGCTCAGCGACTCGAAGATGTTCAGATCGCTCACAAGCTCATTGACGCCAACCCGGATAACATCTGGGGATACCGCGCCGCGATTAAAAAGCAACTTCTGGATCGTCCTCGCTCGAAAATCATGCAGGTCAAACACGAAGGCTTAAAGCGCCGCCTGCATCCCGATGATCAGCGAAGAAAGGACTACATCGAAACCTTAGGAAAACTTGCCAAAGCAAAAACAGTGACGCCCGAAATGGTTGATGAACTGATCAAGTACATTCACCCTTTCGATCCCCTGCTCGGTACGTTTGTCAGCCACGAAGCGATCCAGTACCTTCGCAAAGTTGATCAACCGACCGATCTGGCTCAACTGAACAACTTGCTTTTCACCATCTACTACTCGACCCCAACCGATCAGTCTGTCCGAAATGTTTGCGATGCGATTCACATTATTTGTGAACATCCAGAAAGTGTTGCGACTGACGATGCCCGCTGGGATCAGTTGAATGGACTGGTGGAAATTTTACGGTACCGCTGGAACATCCGCTGGCAGAACACTGAAAAAATCTCCAAGTTTGAAACCATTGACACCGAACGATCACTCGCAGCCTGTGAACTCGCACTTGAAACAATGGGCGAACTTGCCCCAGCAGCAGGGTTAAGCGAGAGCGATTGGGACACACGCAACGAAATCCTCAACGAATATGTCGTGCGTCGTCTGAAACAGCATCGCAGCAAGCAACTCCGCCAGTACCGATTGCCTCCACCGACTCAGTGA
- a CDS encoding class I SAM-dependent rRNA methyltransferase: MISESTYPVVTLKPKKALPFFSRHPWMYANAIKTITNSPDVGAEVVVLSNDGKFIARGLYNPQSKIRVRLYSWEEEQLLERPFWERRIKAAIDLRRKLFGDGPAWKACRLVFSESDGLSGLTVDRVDDWLVVQWTSAALIKHQAEILEVLQAELSPKGIWLRTEKGIKELEGLDVSDGLLSGEKPPRPLFIEENGLQFGVDLVEGQKTGFYFDQRENRKAFAGYADGASVLDVCCYTGSFALNAAKQPGCQHVHAIDSSASALELAKGNAELNELSAKMTFQHSDAFDALEELVAEKKRFDLIILDPPKMARTRGGLSRAIKGYVRMNRMAMELMNPNGILMTCSCSGHVTREDFEQVVARAALDANKTVQILEERGQAADHPVISSCLETSYLKTFICRVSS, from the coding sequence ATGATTTCCGAATCGACGTATCCTGTCGTGACGCTCAAGCCCAAAAAAGCTTTGCCGTTTTTTAGCCGTCACCCATGGATGTACGCAAATGCGATTAAAACGATCACAAACTCTCCCGATGTCGGAGCTGAGGTTGTCGTCCTTTCGAATGATGGAAAATTTATTGCGCGAGGTCTTTATAATCCGCAAAGTAAAATCCGGGTGCGGCTCTATTCCTGGGAGGAAGAGCAACTTCTGGAACGTCCATTTTGGGAACGGAGAATCAAAGCGGCGATCGATCTTCGTCGCAAGCTCTTCGGCGACGGTCCCGCCTGGAAAGCCTGCCGCCTCGTTTTTAGTGAATCGGATGGCCTCTCAGGTTTAACTGTCGATCGTGTTGATGACTGGCTGGTGGTGCAATGGACCAGTGCGGCTTTGATTAAGCATCAGGCAGAGATCCTTGAGGTTTTGCAAGCTGAGCTTTCACCAAAAGGGATTTGGTTGCGTACAGAAAAGGGGATCAAAGAGCTTGAAGGTCTCGATGTGAGTGACGGACTTCTTTCAGGAGAGAAGCCGCCGCGTCCGTTGTTTATTGAAGAGAACGGCTTGCAGTTCGGCGTCGATCTCGTCGAAGGGCAGAAGACTGGGTTCTATTTTGATCAGCGGGAAAATCGAAAGGCCTTCGCTGGCTATGCCGACGGTGCGAGCGTGTTAGATGTTTGCTGTTACACCGGCAGCTTCGCTCTCAACGCTGCGAAGCAACCAGGTTGCCAACATGTTCATGCGATTGATTCTTCAGCTTCCGCATTGGAATTGGCAAAAGGGAACGCCGAGCTGAATGAGCTCTCGGCAAAGATGACGTTTCAGCACTCCGATGCGTTTGATGCACTCGAAGAACTTGTCGCTGAGAAAAAACGGTTCGACTTAATCATTCTGGACCCACCGAAAATGGCACGAACACGCGGTGGACTGAGCCGGGCGATCAAAGGCTATGTTCGTATGAATCGCATGGCGATGGAGTTGATGAATCCGAATGGAATCCTGATGACGTGCAGTTGTTCCGGACATGTGACCCGCGAAGACTTCGAGCAGGTCGTCGCACGTGCGGCGCTCGACGCCAACAAGACCGTACAAATCCTGGAAGAGCGTGGACAAGCAGCCGATCATCCGGTCATTTCAAGTTGCCTGGAAACCTCCTACTTAAAGACGTTCATCTGCAGGGTTAGCAGTTAG
- a CDS encoding dienelactone hydrolase family protein, whose product MLRVLSLLFVVPFLVSVSHAEVKTKKIAYEHGDAKLEGVLAWDDSIEGKRPGVLVVHEWWGLNDYAELRAKELAKLGYVAFALDMYGKGQVTTHPSQAGEWAGKIRENTQEWRERALAGLDVLKKQDNVDTANMAAVGYCFGGSTVLQLAYADAPLKGVVSFHGALVPPTEIEKIDSSVLVCHGASDSFIPAEQVQTFEKEMQAIDADYQLVSYGGARHGFTNPDAGNFGIENLKYDENADKRSWSLMQSFFGELFPKKK is encoded by the coding sequence ATGCTTCGCGTTTTGAGTTTGTTGTTCGTTGTTCCATTTTTGGTTTCTGTTTCTCATGCAGAGGTGAAGACAAAAAAAATTGCTTACGAACATGGCGACGCAAAGTTGGAAGGTGTTCTGGCCTGGGATGATTCTATCGAAGGCAAACGTCCCGGTGTCCTTGTTGTTCATGAATGGTGGGGGCTTAATGACTACGCCGAACTGCGAGCAAAGGAGCTGGCAAAGTTGGGATATGTCGCCTTCGCGTTGGACATGTACGGAAAAGGACAAGTGACAACTCATCCGTCACAGGCAGGGGAGTGGGCTGGAAAGATTCGTGAGAACACGCAGGAATGGAGAGAACGCGCGCTTGCGGGACTCGATGTTCTCAAGAAGCAAGACAATGTCGACACCGCAAACATGGCTGCGGTTGGCTATTGCTTCGGTGGTTCGACGGTCCTGCAATTGGCGTACGCCGATGCACCGCTCAAGGGAGTTGTCAGCTTTCATGGTGCTCTTGTTCCTCCGACAGAGATTGAAAAGATTGACTCCAGTGTTCTTGTGTGTCACGGAGCCTCTGATTCCTTCATCCCGGCGGAGCAGGTTCAGACTTTCGAAAAGGAAATGCAGGCCATTGATGCGGATTACCAACTCGTTTCCTACGGAGGAGCGCGACACGGGTTTACGAATCCAGATGCAGGCAACTTTGGTATCGAAAATCTGAAGTACGACGAGAACGCAGACAAAAGATCCTGGAGCCTGATGCAGAGTTTCTTTGGAGAACTCTTTCCAAAGAAGAAGTAA
- a CDS encoding GspE/PulE family protein produces MIFGFGKGGRDHDDDDDDEEEDELDFILFKGAMNENNPDLSANGRLVQAGLIPAKKLISEALARRADTIRIEPKGKVAAVSYLVDGVPYPAAKMPPKAANAVIQMLKLLAGLDITDKTSKQGGGINAEFDEVEHEVRIDVSPVKTGGERLLVRVQNLKEKLETPSDLGFSDDLQQKIREIGGSKTGLMLAAGMPMSGTTTLTIAMIRGIDPYLYSLASIADMHGRDLPHIQDFKWNEGDDLEATIKRTVRADIDVLFVDPIASAEELKVVLEGAASQAFISEIPARDAADGIARAVALTKDPKLVTAGLRLVISQKLVRLLCRKCRHAYRPNPKLLSKVGLPKETRKLYRAPRFDEEDDEEEDVCDHCGGTGYRGRIGLIEMIELTDDIKKLILAGTDAATLRKKAREAGMQSFQSDGIRLVAEGKTSLEELQRAFRA; encoded by the coding sequence GTGATTTTTGGATTTGGTAAGGGTGGGCGAGATCACGACGACGATGATGACGATGAAGAAGAAGACGAACTCGACTTCATCCTTTTTAAAGGGGCGATGAATGAGAATAATCCCGATCTTTCTGCAAATGGACGTCTCGTTCAGGCGGGGTTAATTCCAGCGAAAAAACTGATTTCCGAAGCACTTGCACGTCGAGCGGACACAATCCGTATCGAGCCTAAAGGGAAAGTGGCTGCGGTCTCTTATCTGGTCGACGGAGTTCCGTATCCTGCGGCAAAAATGCCACCCAAGGCAGCGAATGCCGTCATCCAGATGCTGAAGCTTCTGGCTGGTTTGGATATTACGGATAAAACCTCCAAGCAGGGTGGGGGAATCAACGCAGAGTTCGACGAAGTTGAACATGAAGTCCGAATCGATGTTTCTCCCGTGAAGACAGGTGGAGAGCGATTGCTGGTTCGGGTTCAGAATCTGAAAGAGAAACTCGAAACACCGAGCGACTTGGGATTCAGCGACGATTTACAACAAAAAATTCGCGAAATTGGAGGTAGTAAGACCGGGTTGATGCTTGCTGCCGGAATGCCGATGTCCGGAACGACGACGCTCACAATCGCGATGATTCGAGGAATTGATCCTTACCTGTACTCGTTGGCCTCGATTGCCGACATGCATGGTCGTGATTTGCCGCATATCCAGGATTTCAAATGGAATGAAGGCGACGACCTCGAAGCGACCATCAAACGAACAGTTCGAGCAGATATTGATGTCCTTTTCGTCGACCCAATTGCTTCTGCGGAAGAACTGAAAGTCGTTCTGGAAGGTGCTGCAAGTCAGGCGTTTATCTCAGAAATTCCTGCACGAGATGCCGCTGACGGAATCGCCCGGGCTGTCGCTTTGACGAAGGACCCCAAGTTGGTCACTGCCGGACTGCGGTTGGTGATCAGTCAGAAACTTGTCCGTTTGCTTTGTCGAAAATGTCGCCACGCATACCGCCCGAATCCAAAACTGCTTTCAAAAGTCGGTCTTCCTAAAGAGACCCGCAAACTTTATCGCGCTCCGCGATTCGATGAAGAGGACGACGAAGAAGAAGATGTTTGTGATCACTGCGGTGGAACCGGCTATCGTGGCCGTATCGGATTGATCGAGATGATCGAACTGACCGACGACATCAAGAAACTCATCCTTGCCGGGACAGATGCAGCTACTCTGCGCAAGAAGGCTCGTGAAGCCGGAATGCAGTCGTTTCAGTCTGATGGAATCCGGCTTGTCGCCGAAGGAAAAACGTCTCTCGAGGAACTTCAGCGGGCGTTTCGCGCTTGA
- a CDS encoding CNNM domain-containing protein, translated as MQFLEVVAAIVLFLVGLRLSAFFSGSETGFYRLSLPRLNIDARAGDRRAQQLLWFTKNPAYFVATCLIGNNVANYLTTAAIGWVALLMLTTTNEQIDIAVTLLMSPIIFQFGELLPKSIYYLTPLTRLRKDIRWFQYFFRAFLVLSFPLVLLTRLLENLSMQKTQPAEIVLGRNRLVQLLQHGHDEGVLTDIQSRLTNGLLQLAPQSVRTSMTPLPRILGLPNSASKAEILEFARKFGISAVVVHHSESPEDWYGYVPVAELLQSDDPQSVIRSMPVIDHLSSKLVALHQLQRSQSIYGVVKKTDASGESRTLGILSRNGLVEQIYRPELTQSAFRAT; from the coding sequence TTGCAATTTTTAGAGGTCGTGGCAGCGATCGTTTTGTTCCTCGTTGGGCTCCGATTGTCGGCTTTTTTCAGTGGCTCGGAGACGGGATTTTATCGTCTCAGTTTACCCCGGCTGAACATCGATGCGCGTGCAGGGGACAGGCGAGCGCAGCAGCTTCTCTGGTTTACAAAGAATCCTGCTTACTTTGTGGCGACTTGTCTGATTGGAAATAATGTCGCTAACTATCTGACCACGGCGGCCATTGGGTGGGTCGCGCTTTTAATGTTGACCACAACGAACGAGCAGATTGATATCGCCGTCACGTTGTTGATGTCTCCGATTATTTTCCAGTTCGGTGAACTCCTTCCCAAGAGCATTTATTACCTGACTCCACTCACTCGGTTACGAAAAGATATCCGTTGGTTTCAGTACTTCTTTCGTGCGTTTTTAGTGCTCAGCTTCCCGCTTGTTTTGCTGACTCGGCTGCTTGAAAATTTGAGCATGCAAAAAACACAGCCAGCAGAAATCGTTCTTGGTCGAAATCGACTTGTACAGCTACTGCAACATGGACATGATGAAGGAGTGCTGACAGACATCCAAAGCCGACTGACGAACGGTCTCTTGCAACTCGCCCCACAGTCCGTGCGAACTTCGATGACTCCGCTTCCTCGGATTCTCGGCTTGCCAAATTCTGCTTCGAAGGCAGAAATCCTGGAGTTCGCAAGGAAGTTTGGAATTTCAGCTGTCGTCGTTCACCATTCCGAATCTCCAGAGGACTGGTACGGCTACGTCCCTGTAGCTGAATTGCTTCAGTCCGATGATCCACAATCAGTCATTCGTTCGATGCCGGTGATCGATCACCTTAGTAGTAAACTCGTCGCTTTGCATCAATTGCAGCGGTCACAGTCCATTTATGGAGTCGTCAAGAAAACCGATGCCTCCGGCGAGAGTCGTACTTTGGGAATTTTGTCACGGAACGGACTTGTCGAACAGATCTATCGCCCGGAACTCACCCAGTCAGCATTCCGCGCGACGTGA
- a CDS encoding type II secretion system F family protein has translation MPNRSSPKQKRLRPEEIVTLSREVQAMVAAGVPLDLGVRSAAGGFSPSLESAAHKIADRLEQGASISEAFRDEASVPPVFRAILVAGFRCGETESVLRDITNLTQMQIALRQALKIGLVYPLIVVFLAMALFLIVINGMLPKLAEFHIQIDAVVPRWMSLLTNIPVPPSASIFLLLAFFASMIWLIRTGRLTPLGGLLWMPGVSGVVRDFSVAHFSHLLSLLVSYGVPLPEALRLTAESIPDGPLKEQTYAVATNVERGEEISDSLDGQAAFPPFLKWLLVAGQRDSELGAALKHASEFYQGRAQGRAIWLSKVVPATCVVVIGGSVTLLYTLSVFGPMVELWSKMAQN, from the coding sequence ATGCCTAACAGGTCTTCACCAAAGCAGAAGAGACTTCGTCCGGAAGAGATTGTCACCCTGAGTCGTGAGGTTCAGGCGATGGTCGCTGCTGGCGTCCCGTTAGATCTCGGAGTTCGGAGTGCTGCGGGAGGGTTCTCCCCCAGTTTGGAATCGGCTGCACACAAAATCGCAGATCGACTCGAACAGGGAGCCAGTATTTCAGAAGCGTTCCGCGATGAGGCTTCCGTTCCTCCAGTGTTCCGAGCGATTCTGGTCGCCGGGTTTCGATGCGGGGAAACAGAATCAGTACTTCGGGACATCACCAACCTGACGCAAATGCAGATCGCATTGCGGCAGGCTCTGAAGATTGGTTTGGTCTATCCGTTGATTGTCGTCTTTCTGGCGATGGCGTTGTTTCTGATTGTGATCAACGGGATGCTTCCCAAGTTGGCAGAATTCCATATTCAAATTGACGCAGTAGTTCCTCGCTGGATGTCTCTGCTGACGAACATTCCTGTCCCGCCGTCAGCTTCGATTTTCCTTTTGTTGGCGTTTTTTGCCTCGATGATCTGGCTCATCAGAACCGGTCGACTGACTCCCTTGGGGGGGCTTCTCTGGATGCCCGGCGTCTCCGGGGTCGTCAGGGATTTTTCGGTTGCTCATTTCTCCCATTTATTGTCCCTGCTAGTGAGTTACGGTGTGCCACTTCCCGAAGCACTTCGGCTGACTGCGGAGTCGATTCCCGATGGACCTTTGAAAGAGCAGACATACGCAGTCGCCACCAATGTTGAACGTGGTGAGGAAATTTCAGATTCGCTCGATGGTCAGGCAGCGTTTCCACCGTTTTTGAAGTGGTTGCTGGTGGCCGGGCAGCGTGATTCTGAATTAGGAGCAGCGCTCAAACATGCCTCCGAATTTTATCAGGGCCGCGCTCAAGGCCGGGCGATTTGGCTGAGCAAAGTGGTCCCAGCGACGTGCGTCGTCGTGATCGGTGGAAGCGTGACCTTATTATATACGTTGAGCGTCTTCGGGCCGATGGTCGAGTTATGGTCAAAGATGGCTCAGAACTGA
- a CDS encoding type II secretion system F family protein, with protein sequence MESSDETSDPQPTEPRTVLSPLMIAAGLRAAASEMSSSQDREGLIKLADALQTGASVDGALAKTPGLPADLQQIVLAGTQTGRLPQLLEEYLSTNRQSRTLWKSFYFSLLYPTVVLLFATITVSLFLALIVPQFKEIFFDFGVELPLLTKVIIQSADVANKVWLPMFFVFVCFVVLFLVRKAIPFAAFRARLFHLLPWIGTAQAMAAASEFCSRLAVLVECRMPLDEAMQIVSQTVHDPYMSEVTDKFSNQLRSGSPPEEVARDLPGLPHFLRNAFRWSNDPETFAEGLRSLAIVYSSQARVSAGRLIIVTEPVVFVGVALVTGTVVVGMFLPLIQLINLLS encoded by the coding sequence TTGGAATCTTCGGATGAGACATCTGATCCGCAACCGACTGAGCCTCGAACAGTATTGTCGCCGCTCATGATCGCTGCAGGTTTGCGCGCCGCTGCAAGTGAGATGTCGTCGAGTCAAGACCGGGAAGGTCTCATCAAGCTTGCCGATGCATTGCAGACCGGTGCGTCAGTGGATGGAGCACTCGCAAAAACTCCAGGTCTCCCCGCTGATCTTCAGCAAATCGTTCTCGCAGGAACCCAGACCGGTCGGCTTCCTCAATTGCTGGAAGAGTATCTTTCAACAAATCGTCAGTCTCGGACCCTTTGGAAGAGCTTCTACTTCAGTCTGCTCTACCCCACCGTCGTTCTTCTCTTTGCGACGATTACGGTCTCATTGTTTCTGGCACTGATCGTTCCACAATTCAAAGAGATTTTTTTTGATTTCGGAGTGGAACTTCCATTGCTGACTAAGGTGATCATTCAGTCTGCGGATGTCGCGAACAAAGTTTGGCTGCCGATGTTTTTTGTCTTCGTCTGTTTCGTTGTGCTGTTCCTCGTTCGCAAAGCGATTCCATTTGCAGCGTTTCGGGCACGCCTGTTTCATCTTCTACCTTGGATTGGAACGGCTCAAGCGATGGCAGCGGCCTCAGAATTTTGTTCGCGGTTAGCGGTTCTCGTTGAGTGCCGGATGCCGCTGGATGAAGCGATGCAGATTGTTTCGCAGACCGTTCATGATCCTTACATGAGTGAAGTGACAGACAAATTCTCAAATCAATTACGGTCGGGATCTCCGCCGGAGGAAGTCGCTCGAGATTTACCGGGACTCCCCCATTTTTTGAGGAACGCATTTCGCTGGTCGAATGACCCTGAGACATTTGCCGAGGGGCTCCGCTCATTGGCAATTGTGTATAGTTCGCAAGCTCGCGTTTCAGCCGGGCGGCTCATCATCGTCACCGAGCCAGTCGTTTTCGTTGGCGTGGCACTGGTGACAGGAACTGTTGTGGTCGGCATGTTCCTCCCGCTCATTCAACTGATCAACCTACTCAGCTAA